Within Gambusia affinis linkage group LG01, SWU_Gaff_1.0, whole genome shotgun sequence, the genomic segment ttttgaatttttttagagCTTGAACCAGGATTCCatgatttgtttgtatttttttcgtTCTAATTCACAGAGGCCGGTCCCTTTAGCCGAGGTGAAGGTTTCTCCGCCCAAGTTCGACTTGGCCGCCACCAACTTCCCGCCACTTCCTGGCTGTGTGGTCAGCACACAGGGTGAGCCGGTGCTAGAAAACCGAATGTCCGATGTCGTACGTGGTTTGTACAGGGTAAGGATTCTCTTGATTCATGTTTGAGCTGCTTGGGTTTTCAGAAGTGTAATGCTTGTGGTTCTCCACGTCTTAAAGACGGAGCAAACCACTAAAGAAACCACTGTGAGTCCAGCATCAGCCCAAACTCCGGCCACAGAGGAGGCTGTGACCGTCTCAAGTCCCGCCCCCACCATATCAAAATCCGTTTCTCAACCACTTGGATCTCTGGCTTCCCGGTATGATtgtcaaattacttttttcttcatattttgagATACTCGCATGTTTCTGTTAGCTAGTGTACTAAAGTCTGATATGGTTTTTTTCTGACAGTATAAGTAATCAGGAGAAGAGAGTGGAACGGGCTGAACCCCCAGTGTCCAAAGTCAGTCAGCGTACACCAGTTCAAGCTACTGTgaactcctccacctcctcctcttcctcacagccTACGCCAAGCTCACGACCTCAGCCCTCTGCTGCTTCAACGCCGCCGACCCCCAACACGCCTGCCGCGTCTACAGCCGCTATTACCACCCCGGCACAGGTAACGAATGAAATCTGCTCTTTTGTTGCCAATTTTGTtatcaatgtgattttttttatcctgatgATGAGAAACTTTGCATAGAGGGAAGTGAAGGAGTGGacaaactctctctctctctctctctctctgtctccatctcaatctttctcttcttctgctttttctacTCTTCTTTAAGTTCAGAGAGTTCACTCCTGTCCCAGTGACCATTAAGATTATGAGATCTGAGGGTTTGACCAAAGAAATCACAATGTGCCttacatatgtatttataccccttgaactttttacCTCGTTTGGATTTTAGGTGATTTACAACACAATGtaaatttaaagagaaaagaaaacaactgaggtttttcaaaattataacTATATCAAATGGGggttttttattagaattttttagCTGTAAACTCATTTTTTTCAAGATCTCCCTTCATGAAATGGTCAACGAGTTTTTCTAAAGGGATCTTTATCAGTTTGCATAATTTTCCGAATTGCATCAAGCAAAATGATTTACTACGTTGGCATGATTgggtaaagtttttttttctaacccaGTAAAAATGTTGTCCCACTCTTCAGAATAACTTATCAGTCCTAATGGTAATATTTTTCCACCGCATTATCACTCCCAACAACAGACCTACAAAATGTTGTGTTGTTGAgattgaaatagaaataaacaaaaattaaataaagcagaactgagaaaaagaaaattacatataATGTGGCGTTAATTGGTtttgaaaaaacacaagcacatcactgtgttggtctattacataaaatttctgcaaaatacatagatttttttttttttcatttcctaaCTAAAGTAGTTGTAGAAATACTTATTGAAGgcactgtaaataaatgaatcagtAAATCATTTTTCACCCTCACAGAACTTTTTAACATTAGATGTTCTTTTTCAAATCCACCTTGCTTCAGGAACCCCGTAAACTCAGCTACGCCGAAGTCTGCCAGCGGCCTCCCAAGGACCCTCCCCCCGCGGCCCCGGCCCCCTCCGGCACGGCGTCTGGCCAGCCGCTGCGTGAGCTGCGCGTGAACAAGGCCGAGGAGCCGGGCTCCGGCACCAGCCCCGGAGACAAGCAGGAGCGGGGCCACGACAAGGACGGGGGCTGGGAATGCAAAGAGAGCCGACCGCCGCGCGAACGTGACTCTCCGGGTTACTACCGCAGCAACGGCCCCAGAGGCACTGGGGGGCTCAAGTTCCGGGACCAGCGGCGCCCGCCGCCGGCTCGACGAGGCTCCCCTCAGGGAGGCTTCAGGCTCACTGGCAAAGAGCAGAACATACCACCAGTATCGCCAAAGTAAAAACTTAACATGAATAGAAAAAATCtgtatgaatatatatatatatatacacgtggatatataaatatatatataaatatataaaactatattaagataaaataaaagcaacaactttATGGTAGCCACCTTTCCCCCCCCACGGAGACTGTCCAGAGAAACGCTTTTAAATGACTGACATCCAGGACTTGAGGGCCAAGTGACACCTGATGAACTTCTTTCTTCGACTGGTTCAGAAACTCTTCTTGTTTTGGTCTCCGCCGTTACGCTTAAAAGATTTTAAGTGTGATTTATCTGAAGGCTGCGCTCATGCTCTGCTTGGGGATGGTGGGTTGCTGGGCCTCATATGTGGCCCTCtacctatttttcttcttttgattttgaaaaatagatGTTGGTCTGCAAGAACAATATGCACTAAGACGAAAACAACATGCATATATGTCATGTACATATACAAAGATATCACTAACACGCAAAGAGacatcagttgtttttttgtttttttcccttgtgTGCTTAGGTTTGCAAGAATGACTGAAGGGTTGACTGATGTCTGCGTATGCATTGATTGTTTAGCAAAATGAGTGAAGTGCTCCAGTTGCACTGACGTAACAAAACGGATACCTTGATTTTTACAGCAGAGATTCTGAATTATTGTCCAGAGATCGGACGGTCTGGTCTTCTAATGtatattaatgaaaatgtgtttaacaGTGGTGTTTTGATTCCGATTTACGATTGGATTCGGAAACCGTTCACGCCACGgtggtctgtttttttttctttttctttttttttttttttttcttctttcttttgcgTTTGAAGCCGAAATACAATTTGGGGGCATCCACTGGTCCGTTTGCCATGGTGAACCTGCAAAGCCTGGTCcaaagtttttcatgttttgttttttcctgtttatcaGAACCATTTTTGGGTCTATCCACTGCAATGAATTCAGAACTTCGTCATCGTTGATAATCAGTCAGGTTCtctgtttacatattttttttttttttttcttttttggtagCGGGGGTTGGGTGGTGCGTTTTCCTGAGAGAAATCTATACGTTGATGGTAAGAGTTGACTGTTTTAGTGTGCCTGGTGGTTCAGGTGAGGTTTGGCTTTTCTACATTATCCCAGGATATTCAGGTTAAGCTTATATCTGTGAATTGTTCCTAATAGtgacaaagtttaaaaaaaataaataaaaaaagaggctgTGGAGTGCTGTTAGATAAGGATGATAGCTACACAATATCTGGCAGCCACGTTGTGGAAAGTAAGAGCGTTTTTCCCATGCTTTGTGCCAGCTGCCTGCGATCATAGTTCTAGgataaagtttttgatttttattgatgaGAAATGCTAAATAATTTAGCTTGGGAAGCTTTTTGGCTCAGTGAAACTGGATTTTTGAGAAGCTGTAGAGGTTTAGTTGCCTTTGCTATATTGTTATTATAACCCTTCACTAGAAAAGTGTGTGGGAGAATGTAATTATTTCTAGTTCTAAAtttgaagagagagagagaggctatTGACAAGGCATCTTATcggattgttgtttttcttttttgtgctttaGGGTGAGTTTGCaggtttgtttctttccttttttttatttttggaaaacaagTTGACTTAGAACATGAAGTTTGACTTACTGTATGTATtgctttttgaatttatttattttaattttaacgcTTTTCTCCCAATCTTGGTAGGCTGGTTTCCCCAAAGTTGTGTGAAATCGCATTGTCAAACTAAAATCACGCATATGACATTTGTATACTGATCGAGATGTCAGCTGAGAGAAAAATACTTGATGCATTTACTTTGGGTTTGATACTGCAGTAAACAAATATCCAATCACTGgggctgttattttttttttattattattatttttattttctattgagTATGAGCAGCTAGTGATCTAGTACAATTAAAGAAATGCactaacttgtttttaaaaagaatcgTACTCATGAgtaatgtgaaataattttagaagCATATGGTTGATGTTGACAGGCTTGCAAATATCTACAGGAATTGCTTTCCCCCCTCTGCAATATTGTTtgggttgtttattttatttttgtttgtttttttctgtttaatttggaTTGGGGTGGCAACAGGAAATGTAGTAATCGATCAACCAAGTGTTTGAGACACAATCTTAGAACTGTATGAAATGtcaccaaaaataaattattttgatttggcTTCCAAGTCTCACTTGTCTTAAGTTTGTTCTCAAGTGGTGTTGATCTCGCCCACACACAACACAGTTAAGGGTTGccttgtagttttttttcttttgtgcatttttcttttaattcaaactGGTAATTCACAGCTGAAGACATTTACACCGTTATAAGTTTCTATCTCCAAAGGCTCGTTGTGAAGTGTTTTAAATTTACCcatctgctttaaaaaacaatgCTGCATTGAAGTTATGTTTTCAATATGGGCTTttacaaaatgggaaaatgaaAGTAGTAAATCCATGGCTGAAGATTATCACTAGgagtaatttttctgttttttttttgtttttgtttttttcaatgctGTAAAATTGTTTCACAGATTTGTGTGGAGCTGCTTTTGCAGAAAATATCTTAACGAggtcaaacagattttttttttatgtggttttaATGTTGGAGGTGTACATTTGTCATTTCAAATTTTAGAATTTGTTTCTTGCAATCAATATTTTAATTGGCACatcttaaaatgatcaaaataaaacgGGTTCATTTGAATGCCaatgtatttttccatttctatttttaatctgacatttcAACTCATGCAAGgctttaaaattctgaaatttagatggtaattttttaatgaaagaaaataccTTTTTTGTTGATCTTGAGTGTGCATTTTTGCACAATTCACATTTATTCAgcattaaaaaatgacaaatgtgcAAATTTTAATCATACATAGGAAAATATTTGTcgttttctgaatttatttgatATTGGTAGTTTAATCACTTCCATTTTAATGGACTGAGTAACAATATAATTATAAACTGTTGGTCCATACTTTAAATATCGTATTCTGTACATTAAGTAAATGAGAGAAGCTTGTCTGCATAAGTAATCAAATAAGTAATGGGGGCCCAAGTCGACCTCTGCTCAAGGCCCTCTGTAATTTTTGGCCACCTCTGTAAATGAACGTGGCTTCTTTTGGATATTGTTCTCATCTTAGTTTTCTAGAAATATTAATGTAAAGTGTGTATGTTATTTCTTTGATAACCTGTTAATAGGAGAGGCTCTGGAGCTACTCCTCTACACTTGACCTGAAGGTATCCGCGGCATGCTCCTGTCGGTGGATGCCAGCGCTGACGCCGCCATACATGCCTGAACTGGGGTCGGACGCACCATCCCATCGGAGCCAATAACATCGGTACATGGTGATCCTTTTGGGAGAAATTTAACGATATCTGCGGTCCAGACGCAAACATCTGTCTGCAGTGACTGTGACAGTTTGAGACGGAAGGTGTGGCTGTGTGACGGGTCCGTGTTTATGTCAAGCCGCAGCAGTAGCCAGCTGACTCTACACGGCAACTTGCTCGATCTATCGAGGGCTGTAAACGGTACGTTATTCCACCTGGGTCGGTGTTTTGACGATGTCTGATGCAAAGTGTGTTTTGAAGCGTGTTAGCACGCATTTGGAGGAGATGTCATGTGTTTCTACATTTagctgtggatttttttcttcgTATCTCCAAGCTAGTATTAGCTGTTGCTAGTATTAGCTGCTGCTAGCTAGCTGGTTGCTAGTATTAGCTGCTGCTAGCTAGCTGGttgctagttttttttctctctctccaaaGAAGACCCTCCGCTGCTTCTTCCGCCAGCTTACATACGTTTCAGCGTTAAAACTTTGATTAAGTATAGATCAAGTGCCaccattttaatgtaaatcacCAGCTATTGCCACGTATTTGTCCGGTGCTTCGTTGCTACAGTATATATGggagctgtgtgaagctgacaccccacccacgtcaaaaaattcagcaaatagtctgaatggttagtgctccgtttgtgcaggtttgtgccgttaaaattttcgtttgtgcagttttggtttctgagatattaaaagttattttttaggtcatctagagttcaccatccccccatatcgctccaaaacaaaccaaagtgggctagttcgttagtgctccgtttgtgcaggtttgtgccgttaaaattttcgtttgtgcagctttcgtctttgagatattaacagttataattttggccgatgacgtcaccatccccccatatcgctccaaaacaaaccaaagtaggctagttcgttagtgctccgtttgtgcaggtttgtgccgttgaaattttcgtttgtgcaattttggtttctgagatattaaaaattattttttaggtcatctagagttcaccatccccccatatcgctccaaaacaaaccaaagtgggctagttcgttagtgctccgtttgtgcaggtttgtgccgttgaaattttcgtttgtgcagctttcgtctttgagatattaaaagttataattttggccgatgacgtcaccgtcACCCCATCTTgcgccaaaacaaaccaaagtgggctacttcttttaattcttcagattttcagctgttgtacaatgtgtaccttttgttttgaacttcaataaagacttagaacaagaaaaaatgtgtctcattCCAAGTAATGTTTCAAGATAGCAATGTTTTCTCGCGAAGTAGCGTTCTCTCCACAATAATTGAATCCTGCTAATAAAGGACATGCAGCCTTGACTCTAacgcaggggtgtcaaactccagtcctcaagggccgctgtcctgcagtttttagatgtgccacaggtacaaaacacccgaatgaaatggcttaattacctcctccttgtgtagatcagttctccagagccttgctaattacctaattattctatacaggtgtggtgcagcagaggcacatctaaaagttgcaggacaccggcccttgaggactggagtttgacacccctgctctaacgTAATGTGTATAACCTGTTCAACTGTGCTTTGACTTCGGAGGTGGTCTGAACAATTATATTCACATTGTTGACGTACTGTCTGCTGATTATGcagcaaacgtgtaaaaaatatacattagccTATAACggttcaaaaaatagaaaaaagagtataataataataataatatagtaataattataataatgtataattaaattgcattttcaaaacagtcaCTTTCATGGTTCATTACTTCTCAATTAGGATAGAAACCCTTTGCCTCACACTACAGATATTTGGGTGTGTCAATAGCAAACCATGAGGCACAtgcaacttcataaaaaaacaaaaagacaattaccAGATATTGTCTTACTCTAACTGTATACACGATTTATAATACCTTTTCTACCAAAACATAGCGAGGCATCAATTGCATAAAAACGACACAAATTGTATTCTAGCAGTGTCTGCACACTTAAAATagtcttgaatttaaaaatatcaagttgGTTTTCCCagtttaatttctaacatttaagctaattaaaaaaatatataattcaatAATGCattgttacttgaaaatgtaagtacctgttaaaattaaattttcctttggaatacatttttaattgaattcagaAGATGTGCCCTTTGTGCATATGCTTAAGTGTTAATGattcaatataaatgtaaaggCTGCAAGATGATGCCTCGCTATgtttcaaaaggtttgaaatatCGACTTAATACAAgttgtgaatttaaataaatgcatatataaGCTAGCCCTGCATACATCCTCTTTGCTTTTATGGGGATGGATTGCAttgagtcaatattttatgtgaagcCTGAGCATTAATTTACTTACCTtgttaaaaaatcaaaatcggggttgaaaaaattccaaaaatgactTATTCAAAACGATTTGAGACCGCTAGAATATTAACGAGAGGTTGAAATTACACTTGCTCTGCCGCCAAAACAAGATCGGGGGTGGTGGGGGAGGGGGCTCACTAGTGGGTGAAGCCACAGTTGTGTGAGAACTATGTCAAAGTTCGCAAAACAGGAGCTTTTCAAAATCCTTGAAGCCCATACACATTTAATGTAAGAAATTGGATGAAATGAAAGTCGTtgcattgaaaatatatttactaaatattaagtACATTACTTGGATGAACTCTGAACCAATGACACATTTCCGTTTTACTCTGCAAAAACTTTGCTCAAGCAACTAGCAAATTggctgtgaatttttttttcttctattttttgaaCCGTTATAggctaatgtatattttttacacgtttgctgCATAATCAGCAGACAGTACGTCAACAATGTGAATATAATTGTTCAGACCACCTCCGAAGTCAAAGCACAGTTGAACAGGTTATACACATTACGTTAGAGTCAAGGCTGCATGTCCTTTATTAGCAGGATTCAATTATTGTGGAGAGAACGCTACGTTCGCGAGAAAACATTGCTATCTTGAAACATTACTTGGaatgagacacattttttcttgttctaagtctttattgaagttcaaaacaaaaggtacacattgtacaacagctgaaaatctgaagaattaaaagaagtagcccactttggtttgttttggcgcAAGATGGGGTGACGGTGACGtaatcggccaaaattataactgtttatatctcaaagacgaaagctgcacaaacgaaaatttcaacggcacaaacctgcacaaacggagcactaacgaactagcgcactttggtttgttttggagcatatggggggatggtgacgtcatcggccaaaattataactgttaatatctcaaagacgaaagctgcacaaacgaaaattttaacggcacaaacctgcacaaacggagcactaacgaactagcctactttggtttgttttggagcgatatggggggatggtgacgtcatcggccaaaattataactgttaatatctcaaagacgaaagctgcacaaacgaaaattttaacggcacaaacctgcacaaacggagcactaacgaactagcccactttggtttgttttggagcgatatggggggatggtgaactctagatgacctaaaaaataacttttaatatctcagaaaccaaaactgcacaaacgaaaattttaacggcacaaacctgcacaaacggagcactaaccattcagactatttgctgatttttttgacgtgggtggggtgtcagcttcacacagctaTATATGGGTCGTTTTTCTAACGGTCAGCTAAAGTTTACCGAAAGGGCAGCAGCCATTGGAAACAACATACTTACTCAGATGTTTGATACTCAAAAAGagattaaactaaaacacagttgggggggggggttataACCAAATAAGCAGTCTTTCAACGAATTTACATCTCTATTTTCTAACATTTGAGACACAAAATTCGACGTAATCTTAGTTCAAATTTTATGTTCtattcttgtatttatttaattttttttggtttgtttagtTTACACTTAAgtaattttgtgattatttaattgCGATGTACACCATTGTGCCTTTGGGCCAGATCTACGtcgaaaaacagattttatctcAAAGGATTTTCTGGTAAATAAAtaacgattaaaaaaaaaacgtaaacatttcaaaaatgttaaagggaaaaaaggaaacaattttacatctttacaaGAAAAAGCATGAATGTTCTCAAATGtcggaaaacaaacaaacaaaactataaCTTTCTACGAATAAAGGCATAATGTTGCATAAATccgtaaaataaaatattggaaattttAGGGGATGTGCATCAGAGTGTTTTACAAAGTCTACATGGTAAGTGAGTTCATCCTGTAATTGGAGGGTTACCCGTTCAAATCTGcgctctgtctgtctctgttgtTGTGTCCTTGAGCAAGAAACTTCACATGCCTTCCCTGCAGGTGGAGGTCAAAGGGCATGGTGGCCCCGGTGCCTGACTGCCTGAGGTTAGCTGTAAAGCCTTGATCCTTCTAAGTGGGGATGTCTTAAATGCGATCAGTTAGGACGTCCAATTAGATGAAACACCAACAACCTGAGCGCTTATTACTAAGGCATTCCATGATCTCATTATGTTTAGCAGTGTGTAacccaaacattttcaaaaaattgtcTTCCAGTGTGCCGAAGTGTCACCCCTGCGTGGGTGCCATGGTCCTCTGTTACACATGAGCTCTACTATGTGGTACATCATGCAGAGCATTCAGAGTAAATACTCCTTGTCCGAGCGGCTCATCCGCACCATCGCCGCCATCCGCTCATTTCCACACGACAACGTGGAGGATCTCATTCGTAAGGTATGTTGCTTATCATGcttggagtaaaaaaaagaagaaaactttccTGGCTGTTTGACGTCTTTATGTCCGAACTTTCTTAGGGCGCTGATGTAAACCGGATGCATGGGACCCTCAAACCCCTTCACTGTGCCTGTATGGTAGCCGATGCCGACTgtgtggagctgctgctggagaagGGCGCAGAGGTGGGTTTATTTCCACGCATTTTAGATGAATATTCAGCTCTCCAGATAGAGATCACTCAGAGAGACCTGAGGCTGTTTGTGCTTGTTGATCTGAAGCAGTGCTGTACAACAAGATGTGGCTCTTGAGCTTGTCTGCAGTGGTTATTCGTAGCCCTGGAAAACAAGTGATGGTTATATTTTAGCAGGTTTCCGGGTTCCTGCGCAGTCTTGACATGTCTGGAAAAGTACAGAATTTGATTTTCATCATTCTCCAAGTCTCATaaggaaataaaagacaattGGGGATAGAAGAGTTTTCATACTTTATTCAATCAactaaaagattatttaaattaccttttatttaccttctgctttggtttttgagttattgactgaaaactcttttttttttttttttttatgccgaAACTgagttttttcaaattttgaaaatcaaaaagtGTAGAGATGAGTTAAAAGTAGTTTAGACAAAATTTGTGGAATAGAACATGCACAATGTTGACAGAAGTGCTCTTGTAATATCAGGGCAGAAGTAAATCaagtcaaatgtatttaaatggcACATTTAAAACCAACTCCAGTTCACCAAattgctttacataataaaataataacaattaaacaacaacaaaaatgagcaaaaataatcaattaaaacaCAGCCAACACACAGATGCCCAGCATAACTAGAGTTAAAAGCCACAgaaaggaaatgtgttttaaatggaGGTTTAACTGATCGATTTAGTAATTTGGAGTGACACATGTGTCATCAATTTCGTGAAAACACATGCGAACCACAACATGCCTCATGTGCACTTCCTATGATATTATCAGCAACAATGACTACACATGAAGGTTTTCATTTGATCGTGTGCAAAGTTGGTTAAGCTGGTTGGACTGACAAGCTATTAGTTTGTTTACTTGCTTCCTAACACGCCACAGTTTGTCACTGAAAGCCAAAGGAAACTTCAAATGGATTTTTTTGGGAACTTAACTACAGGCAAAATGCACTGGAAACGAAAGTTTTTCACGTGAAAATGTGTTCATTATGCCATCAAAGTGACTCAGAAATGAGTCGTacgttaaaaaataaacactctaAACCCATTAAAGTAAGACGGTCTATACCgtaaagtttattatttacaaagtaggaataaattgttgtgttttgctgcCCGTGCAGCATGGGAGGtagtttttgtgtatttataaaGGTGTATTAAAGATGCACTTGTAAGGCCTATCCTAATTTATTTAAGATCGGAGCTTCCaattccagttttttgttttgtttaccactctcattttttatttgcattaatagCTTTAATACCgaaagaaaaaagcaatttgAAGCCAAAAGAATTGTATTATAAAGTTTAACtgcataaaatatatgtttttaaaaaattatcttaatgttttaattttaagtagATAAAGTGCACACTATTGGTTTATAGACCACAAATAGTAAGAGTTCTTAGTTTCAATGAGTTTAACAAAAACtagaaatttagattttattttttttagtttgtgacCTTCAGATCACTGACTAAAACCAATGAAGAAAAGATTGGCTTATTCCAATTTCCTGACTGGTTGAGTCATTTCTGCTGTTCACATGACAAAATTAAGCTGTTTTTTGTACAGGAAAGGTCTAAAAGGCTGAAACCTGTCTTTCCAACAACGTAACTTCTTTTTACATTCCTGTCGATATGATTCCTCCGTCAGGTGAACGCTCTGGATGGTTATAACCGCACGGCGCTGCACTACGCTGCAGAGAAGGACGAGAGCTGCGTGGAGCTGCTGCTCGAGTACGGCGCCCAGCCGAACGCGCTGGATGGCAACAAGGACACGCCGCTCCACTGGGCCGCCTTCAAAGACAACCCGGAGTGTGTGAGGGCCCTGCTGGAGAGCGGGGCCTGCCCCAATGCCCGGGACTACAACAATGACACGCCTTTGAGCTGGGCAGCAATGAAGGGCAACCTGGAGAGCGTCAAGGTTCTGTTGGACTACGGCGCCCAGGTCCATGTGACCAACCTGAAGGGTCAGACCCCTATATCCCGGCTGGTGGCCCTGCTGGCCCGAGGCCTTGGCACGGAACAGGAGGAAGAGTGCTTGGAGCTGCTTTGCCGAGCGGCGGGGCGCTTCGAGATACGGCGGGCTGACGGCACCCTTCCCAAGGAGCTGAGCAAAGACCCCCAGCTGCTGGCGAGGCTGTCCAACATGGTGGCTCAGGCGCCCACGCTGCGCTCGCTGGCGCGCTGCACCATACGGCAGAGCCTCGGAGTGCAGTTCCTCCCCACCGCCGTGAAAGAG encodes:
- the asb8 gene encoding ankyrin repeat and SOCS box protein 8 translates to MSSTMWYIMQSIQSKYSLSERLIRTIAAIRSFPHDNVEDLIRKGADVNRMHGTLKPLHCACMVADADCVELLLEKGAEVNALDGYNRTALHYAAEKDESCVELLLEYGAQPNALDGNKDTPLHWAAFKDNPECVRALLESGACPNARDYNNDTPLSWAAMKGNLESVKVLLDYGAQVHVTNLKGQTPISRLVALLARGLGTEQEEECLELLCRAAGRFEIRRADGTLPKELSKDPQLLARLSNMVAQAPTLRSLARCTIRQSLGVQFLPTAVKELPLPETVKDYLLLRD